The Thermodesulfobacteriota bacterium genomic interval GTGGGCGCGGCGCTGGCCTACAAGCTCGGGGCCGGGGTGGTGCTCGTGAGGAAGCCCGGTAAGCTCCCGCATAAGACGCACAAGGCCACCTACACGCTCGAGTACGGCGAGGACTCGCTCGAGATACACCAGGACGCCATAGAGAAAGGGCAGAAGGTGCTCATAGCCGACGACCTGCTCGCAACGGGCGGCACGGCCGCGGCCGTGGCGGAGCTCGTCACCAAGACGGGGGGGGAGATAGTCGAGTGCACCTTCATAGTGGAACTCGAGGAGCTCAAGGGGAGGGATAAGCTCACCCCCCACAAGACGTTCTCTTTGTTAAAGTACTAAAGAAACCGCTAACGTCAGAAGTTTAGCGGCCACTTACTAAAAAAGGCCCCCA includes:
- a CDS encoding adenine phosphoribosyltransferase, producing the protein MVEKLKESIRDIPDFPKKGIVFKDITTLCKDPVSFQRMVDLLGHRYVGRPVDLVVGIEARGFIVGAALAYKLGAGVVLVRKPGKLPHKTHKATYTLEYGEDSLEIHQDAIEKGQKVLIADDLLATGGTAAAVAELVTKTGGEIVECTFIVELEELKGRDKLTPHKTFSLLKY